The Toxoplasma gondii ME49 chromosome III, whole genome shotgun sequence genome includes a window with the following:
- the POLR2K gene encoding DNA-directed RNA polymerase II RPABC4 (encoded by transcript TGME49_254140~Gene product name based on ToxoDB Community Expert Annotation.) gives MNVGGGGMGRPQGSGLDDGNSQVEPVTYICGECGCDVMLQPNAAVRCRSCGSRILYKKRSRKMMQYEAR, from the exons ATGAACGTCGGCGGTGGTGGCATGGGCCGTCCTCAGGGCTCAGGCCTCGACGACGGCAACAGCCAAGTGGAACCTGTGACGTACATTTGCGGCG AGTGCGGCTGTGACGTCATGCTTCAGCCGAACGCGGCTGTTCGGTGCAGGAGCTGCGGCTCGCGAATTCTCTACAAGAAAAGGTCGCGGAAAA TGATGCAGTACGAAGCGCGATGA
- a CDS encoding hypothetical protein (encoded by transcript TGME49_254150), producing the protein MVQWRRPSVTWREIVALCCCGGRSRAVEHALGLKLISKEEQERVLHSYNPTEEDEEALSQEDRQAADAAVFPFRNRPSLRYVGDVYRLDDLLERTPSSEKGGGRACSACRASLICPLEPEGGFVLRLRPIRESLSKRGKGEKEKLPHGSSCQVLSVLHESPERSERITSSSTPERENFEARGSMHAHTVRGRRERYDGASEGTWRTRERRGQPEEIRKTVSFSDFRSCDRFTRRSSPRTQRGEGMRPFGAEAGGAGFSGEDKGFIPRVSRLSWSTPRFTERSSSAGLFRAEATDRLPIEGSPSVQDLNPIRITEMVKRERKSVEHEERLKRGCDNVSAGDSSASEEDEFLFFPSHQASMTDRSASGAERLWSRQSAATGSADEATLAAATEAAKAVATSSLVRRERRAASLACAAPRARSVLFTARSFLDSPRRISAGHALRRASTGSGGDVRAPGSTSQHGGEWEPIRDEATGTDGFPEAEECRQSVEAQGQKAYSCDRQKARGHGYKRRDWVSSTGGLGDGDGEEVHPASEPTRHRIISRGEVESSRRADCVREFERRESDCFTETRVSDFVDSSGGYLPSPFPPASPRRMRYSRRRDNSEGEGGHRDLPSPESGQIRSDDSGMVTARGAVTARSRSSNEEFYTPRTFRSFVCSSSTSPSPRGTDAACSRFQTSSLAEAVAEVNFLRKLRAATERIRHASHAGAGTRADETRESQGM; encoded by the exons ATGGTCCAGTGGAGAAGGCCGTCTGTCACCTGGCGAGAAATTGTGGCTCTTTGCTGCTGCGGTGGCCGCAGCCGAGCG GTGGAACACGCTCTCGGACTGAAGCTCATTAGCAAAGAGGAGCAAGAGCGGG TCCTTCACTCGTACAACCCTacggaagaggacgaggaggctCTGTCTCAAGAGGATCGGCAAGCAGCGGATGCagctgtttttccttttcggaACCGCCCCTCCCTACGCTATGTCGGGGATGTGTACAGACTCGACGATTTGCTCGAGCGAACGCCTTCGAGTGAAAAGGGTGGAGGCCGGGCGTGCAGCGCCTGTCGGGCCTCACTGATTTGTCCTCTGGAGCCGGAAGGAGGTTTTGTCCTTCGGCTCCGGCCCATTCGAGAGTCTCTGTCGAAGCGGGGAAagggggaaaaggagaagctgCCGCATGGCAGCAGCTGCCAAGTCTTGTCTGTCTTGCATGAATCCCCGGAGAGGTCGGAAAGAATTACCAGCAGCAGCACCCCTGAGCGAGAGAACTTCGAGGCGAGAGGGTCGATGCACGCTCACACGGTacgcgggagacgagagcgcTACGATGGTGCGAGCGAGGGGACGTGGAGGACTCGTGAGAGACGAGGACAACCGGAGGAAATCAGGAAAACGGTTTCTTTCAGCGATTTCAGGTCTTGCGACCGCTTCACTCGACGTTCCTCACCGCGTACGCAGAGGGGCGAAGGAATGCGGCCTTTCGGCGCAGAAGCCGGAGGCGCCGGATTCTCAGGGGAAGACAAAGGCTTCATCCcgcgtgtctctcgcctgtcgTGGTCTACTCCTCGTTTCACTGAGAGATCGTCCTCTGCAGGCCTGTTTCGCGCCGAAGCCACCGACAGGTTGCCGATCGAAGGTTCCCCAAGTGTTCAGGACCTGAACCCTATTAGAATCACGGAGATGGTgaagcgggagaggaagagcgtgGAGCACGAAGAGAGGCTAAAGCGCGGCTGCGACAACGTATCCGCTGGAGACAGCAGTgcgagtgaagaagacgagttcctcttcttcccctctcaccAGGCTAGCATGACTGACAGGTCCGCCAGCGGTGCCGAGCGGCTCTGGAGCCGCCAGTCTGCAGCCACAGGCTCCGCGGACGAGGCGACGCTTGCAGCGGCTACGGAGGCCGCGAAGGCTGTTGCAACCTCCAGCCTGGTtcgccgagagaggcgcgcagCTTCACTTGCATGTGCAGCCCCGAGGGCGCGATCTGTTCTTTTTACCGCGCGTTCTTTCTTAGACAGTCCGCGCCGAATAAGCGCAGGACATGCGCTCCGGCGCGCGTCGACCGGTTCCGGGGGCGATGTACGGGCGCCAGGCTCCACCTCACAGCATGGGGGAGAATGGGAGCCGATTCGAGACGAGGCAACGGGCACCGACGGCTTcccagaagcagaggaatGCAGACAGAgcgtggaagcgcagggGCAGAAGGCGTATTCCTGTGATCGCCAGAAAGCGAGGGGGCATGGGTATAAGCGGCGAGACTGGGTGTCAAGCACCGGTGGTCTAGGCGATGGCGATGGTGAAGAAGTTCATCCCGCGTCAGAGCCAACGCGACATCGGATTATCAGCAGAGGGGAAGTGGAATCCAGTAGGAGGGCCGATTGTGTGAGGGAGTTCGAACGTCGAGAAAGCGACTGTTTCACGGAGACAAGGGTCTCCGACTTCGTGGATTCATCGGGAGGGTACCTGCCTTCGCCGTTCCCCCCCGCAAGCCCGAGACGCATGCGATACAGTCGGCGACGAGAcaacagcgaaggcgagggagggcATCGAGATTTGCCCAGTCCGGAGTCGGGACAAATCCGCTCCGATGACTCTGGCATGGTCACTGCGAGGGGCGCAGTAACCGCGCGCAGTCGCAGCAGCAACGAGGAGTTCTACACGCCGAGAACGTTCCGGTCTTTCGTATGCTCGTCTTCCACCTCTCCTTCGCCCCGAGGGACAGATGCAGCCTGCAGCAGGTTTCAAACGTCTTCCCTTGCAGAGGCGGTCGCCGAAGTGAACTTCTTACGGAAGCTCCGTGCTGCCACCGAGCGTATCCGCCACGCGAGTCACGCTGGAGCCGGCACAAGGGCAGACGAGACACGAGAGTCACAAGGCATGTAA